From a single Sus scrofa isolate TJ Tabasco breed Duroc chromosome 13, Sscrofa11.1, whole genome shotgun sequence genomic region:
- the PIGZ gene encoding GPI mannosyltransferase 4 isoform X2, with amino-acid sequence MFCLIVPHAKKTAHQAWLAKEDAARGVRWNAGREPTSHCPACLGPRAAGDPPSSSFPPPPPQVAAARTAGDASGGPACGRARWSAALCTIPPPRLAHCALCLIPGPDRRAAALRTRCLAPVLGPGGSGPTPCTDSCGAGSRRRGRCNQEQHAMQICGTRIASVAAEVILGSGPVSWQQFDMKTAARMLWGSLSLLRLVWCLLPQTGYVHPDEFFQSPEVMAEDILGIEAARPWEFQPSSPCRTVVFPLLTSGSAFWLLRLWEEWGPWPGPVSGYVLLVGPRLLLTTLSFALDVAVYHLAPRWGAERWSALVLLSGSYVTLVFYTRTFSNAIEGLLFAWLLVLVSPRVAGSPTPEKPAPGPWWHSWLLGGIVAAGFFNRPTFLAFALVPLFLWGTYGPTSPSFRSLTKEALVLLPGAALTAAVFVAVDSWYFSSPSRPRTLILTPANFLRYNLDPVNLARHGTHMQLTHLAVNGFLLFGVLHAHALQAAWRQLRACLQAFARVGFLRALDAWRLQSRSHLLLIYFTPLALLSAFSHQEARFLIPLLVPLVLLCSPQTQPAPCKGTLALFNALGALFFGCLHQGGLVPGLGHLERVVHAPVLPHVSTRYTLLFTHTYMPPRHLLHLPGLGSPVEVVDMAGSEDWLLCQALNNFTRQPACQVAGGPWLCRLFVVTPGTTRPAVKKCSFPLKNEALIFPHLTLEDPPALSSLLSGAWREHLSLHILELGEQPDNMTADPLAGTQP; translated from the exons ATGTTCTGCTTAATTGTCCCTCATGCTAAAAAGACGGCTCACCAGGCGTGGCTCGCCAAGGAGGACGCTGCTAGGGGGGTGAGATGGAATGCGGGAAGGGAACCGACCAGTCACTGCCCGGCTTGCCTCGGCCCAAGGGCTGCCGGGGACCCTCCATCGTCgtcgttcccccccccccccccccaagttgcCGCAGCCCGGACCGCAGGGGACGCCTCGGGTGGCCCCGCCTGCGGGCGGGCGCGCTGGTCTGCAGCCCTCTGCACCATACCTCCGCCCCGCCTGGCGCACTGCGCGCTGTGCCTAATTCCTGGACCAGACAGACGGGCAGCCGCGCTGAGGACACGCTGCCTGGCTCCAGTGCTCGGTCCTGGTGGCTCCGGACCCACCCCCTGCACGGACTCTTGCGGGGCCGGAAGCCGCCGGCGGGGCAGGTGCAACCAGGAACAGCACGCG ATGCAGATCTGTGGGACCAGAATAGCATCTGTAGCAGCTGAAGTCATTCTAGGCTCTGGCCCGGTGTCTTGGCAGCAATTTGATATGAAGACGGCAGCCAGGATGCTGTGGGGCAGCCTCAGCCTGCTCCGCCTGGTGTGGTGTCTCCTTCCACAGACAGGCTACGTGCACCCAGATGAGTTCTTCCAGTCTCCTGAGGTCATGGCAG AGGACATCCTGGGCATAGAGGCTGCACGGCCCTGGGAGTTTCAGCCCAGCAGCCCCTGCCGCACAGTTGTCTTCCCACTGCTGACCTCTGGTTCTGCCTTCTGGCTGCTCAGGCTCTGGGAAGAGTGGGGGCCTTGGCCTGGCCCAGTGAGTGGCTATGTGCTGCTGGTGGGGCCCCGGCTCCTCCTCACCACCCTCTCCTTTGCCCTGGACGTGGCCGTGTACCACCTGGCCCCACGCTGGGGGGCGGAGCGCTGGAGCGCCCTGGTCCTGCTATCTGGTTCCTACGTCACCCTGGTCTTTTACACAAGGACCTTCTCCAATGCCATCGAGGGACTGCTTTTTGCGTGGCTGCTGGTGCTGGTATCCCCCCGTGTAGCTGGGAGCCCCACACCTGAGAAGCCTGCTCCAGGCCCGTGGTGGCACAGCTGGCTTCTTGGGGGCATTGTGGCTGCTGGCTTCTTCAACCGGCCCACCTTTCTGGCCTTTGCTCTGGTCCCCCTCTTCCTCTGGGGTACTTACGGACCTACAAGCCCCAGCTTCAGGTCGCTGACCAAGGAAGCCCTGGTGCTGCTCCCAGGGGCGGCCCTCACGGCAGCAGTGTTTGTGGCTGTGGACAGCTGGTATTTCTCCAGTCCATCGAGACCCAGAACCCTGATCCTTACACCTGCCAACTTCCTGCGTTACAACCTGGACCCTGTAAACCTGGCGAGGCATGGCACACACATGCAGCTCACTCACCTGGCAGTCAATGGCTTCCTGCTCTTTGGGGTGCTGCACGCCCATGCCCTGCAGGCTGCGTGGCGACAGCTGCGAGCCTGCCTCCAGGCCTTCGCAAGGGTGGGCTTCCTAAGAGCACTGGATGCCTGGCGCCTGCAGTCCAGGTCTCACCTCCTGCTCATCTACTTCacacccctggccctgctgtcTGCCTTTAGCCACCAGGAGGCTCGGTTCCTGATTCCCCTCCTGGTCCCCCTGGTCCTGCTTTGTAGTCCACAGACCCAGCCTGCACCCTGCAAGGGCACCCTCGCTCTCTTCAATGCCCTAGGGGCCCTCTTCTTTGGCTGCCTGCACCAGGGCGGCCTCGTGCCTGGCCTGGGGCACCTGGAGCGGGTGGTTCATGCCCCTGTGCTCCCGCATGTGTCCACCCGCTACACACTCCTCTTCACCCACACCTACATGCCCCCCCGgcacctcctccacctccccggGCTGGGGTCACCAGTGGAGGTGGTGGACATGGCTGGCAGTGAGGACTGGCTCCTGTGTCAAGCCCTGAACAACTTCACCAGACAACCAGCCTGCCAGGTGGCGGGTGGGCCATGGCTCTGCCGCCTTTTTGTGGTGACCCCTGGCACCACCAGGCCTGCGGTGAAGAAGTGCAGCTTCCCCCTCAAGAATGAGGCGCTCATCTTTCCCCACTTGACCCTGGAAGACCCACCAGCCCTGTCCTCCCTGCTGAGTGGGGCTTGGAGGGAACATCTGAGCCTTCACATCCTGGAGCTCGGGGAGCAGCCTGACAATATGACAGCAGATCCACTGGCTGGGACTCAGCCATAG
- the PIGZ gene encoding GPI mannosyltransferase 4 isoform X1, translating into MFCLIVPHAKKTAHQAWLAKEDAARGVRWNAGREPTSHCPACLGPRAAGDPPSSSFPPPPPQVAAARTAGDASGGPACGRARWSAALCTIPPPRLAHCALCLIPGPDRRAAALRTRCLAPVLGPGGSGPTPCTDSCGAGSRRRGRCNQEQHAQMQICGTRIASVAAEVILGSGPVSWQQFDMKTAARMLWGSLSLLRLVWCLLPQTGYVHPDEFFQSPEVMAEDILGIEAARPWEFQPSSPCRTVVFPLLTSGSAFWLLRLWEEWGPWPGPVSGYVLLVGPRLLLTTLSFALDVAVYHLAPRWGAERWSALVLLSGSYVTLVFYTRTFSNAIEGLLFAWLLVLVSPRVAGSPTPEKPAPGPWWHSWLLGGIVAAGFFNRPTFLAFALVPLFLWGTYGPTSPSFRSLTKEALVLLPGAALTAAVFVAVDSWYFSSPSRPRTLILTPANFLRYNLDPVNLARHGTHMQLTHLAVNGFLLFGVLHAHALQAAWRQLRACLQAFARVGFLRALDAWRLQSRSHLLLIYFTPLALLSAFSHQEARFLIPLLVPLVLLCSPQTQPAPCKGTLALFNALGALFFGCLHQGGLVPGLGHLERVVHAPVLPHVSTRYTLLFTHTYMPPRHLLHLPGLGSPVEVVDMAGSEDWLLCQALNNFTRQPACQVAGGPWLCRLFVVTPGTTRPAVKKCSFPLKNEALIFPHLTLEDPPALSSLLSGAWREHLSLHILELGEQPDNMTADPLAGTQP; encoded by the exons ATGTTCTGCTTAATTGTCCCTCATGCTAAAAAGACGGCTCACCAGGCGTGGCTCGCCAAGGAGGACGCTGCTAGGGGGGTGAGATGGAATGCGGGAAGGGAACCGACCAGTCACTGCCCGGCTTGCCTCGGCCCAAGGGCTGCCGGGGACCCTCCATCGTCgtcgttcccccccccccccccccaagttgcCGCAGCCCGGACCGCAGGGGACGCCTCGGGTGGCCCCGCCTGCGGGCGGGCGCGCTGGTCTGCAGCCCTCTGCACCATACCTCCGCCCCGCCTGGCGCACTGCGCGCTGTGCCTAATTCCTGGACCAGACAGACGGGCAGCCGCGCTGAGGACACGCTGCCTGGCTCCAGTGCTCGGTCCTGGTGGCTCCGGACCCACCCCCTGCACGGACTCTTGCGGGGCCGGAAGCCGCCGGCGGGGCAGGTGCAACCAGGAACAGCACGCG CAGATGCAGATCTGTGGGACCAGAATAGCATCTGTAGCAGCTGAAGTCATTCTAGGCTCTGGCCCGGTGTCTTGGCAGCAATTTGATATGAAGACGGCAGCCAGGATGCTGTGGGGCAGCCTCAGCCTGCTCCGCCTGGTGTGGTGTCTCCTTCCACAGACAGGCTACGTGCACCCAGATGAGTTCTTCCAGTCTCCTGAGGTCATGGCAG AGGACATCCTGGGCATAGAGGCTGCACGGCCCTGGGAGTTTCAGCCCAGCAGCCCCTGCCGCACAGTTGTCTTCCCACTGCTGACCTCTGGTTCTGCCTTCTGGCTGCTCAGGCTCTGGGAAGAGTGGGGGCCTTGGCCTGGCCCAGTGAGTGGCTATGTGCTGCTGGTGGGGCCCCGGCTCCTCCTCACCACCCTCTCCTTTGCCCTGGACGTGGCCGTGTACCACCTGGCCCCACGCTGGGGGGCGGAGCGCTGGAGCGCCCTGGTCCTGCTATCTGGTTCCTACGTCACCCTGGTCTTTTACACAAGGACCTTCTCCAATGCCATCGAGGGACTGCTTTTTGCGTGGCTGCTGGTGCTGGTATCCCCCCGTGTAGCTGGGAGCCCCACACCTGAGAAGCCTGCTCCAGGCCCGTGGTGGCACAGCTGGCTTCTTGGGGGCATTGTGGCTGCTGGCTTCTTCAACCGGCCCACCTTTCTGGCCTTTGCTCTGGTCCCCCTCTTCCTCTGGGGTACTTACGGACCTACAAGCCCCAGCTTCAGGTCGCTGACCAAGGAAGCCCTGGTGCTGCTCCCAGGGGCGGCCCTCACGGCAGCAGTGTTTGTGGCTGTGGACAGCTGGTATTTCTCCAGTCCATCGAGACCCAGAACCCTGATCCTTACACCTGCCAACTTCCTGCGTTACAACCTGGACCCTGTAAACCTGGCGAGGCATGGCACACACATGCAGCTCACTCACCTGGCAGTCAATGGCTTCCTGCTCTTTGGGGTGCTGCACGCCCATGCCCTGCAGGCTGCGTGGCGACAGCTGCGAGCCTGCCTCCAGGCCTTCGCAAGGGTGGGCTTCCTAAGAGCACTGGATGCCTGGCGCCTGCAGTCCAGGTCTCACCTCCTGCTCATCTACTTCacacccctggccctgctgtcTGCCTTTAGCCACCAGGAGGCTCGGTTCCTGATTCCCCTCCTGGTCCCCCTGGTCCTGCTTTGTAGTCCACAGACCCAGCCTGCACCCTGCAAGGGCACCCTCGCTCTCTTCAATGCCCTAGGGGCCCTCTTCTTTGGCTGCCTGCACCAGGGCGGCCTCGTGCCTGGCCTGGGGCACCTGGAGCGGGTGGTTCATGCCCCTGTGCTCCCGCATGTGTCCACCCGCTACACACTCCTCTTCACCCACACCTACATGCCCCCCCGgcacctcctccacctccccggGCTGGGGTCACCAGTGGAGGTGGTGGACATGGCTGGCAGTGAGGACTGGCTCCTGTGTCAAGCCCTGAACAACTTCACCAGACAACCAGCCTGCCAGGTGGCGGGTGGGCCATGGCTCTGCCGCCTTTTTGTGGTGACCCCTGGCACCACCAGGCCTGCGGTGAAGAAGTGCAGCTTCCCCCTCAAGAATGAGGCGCTCATCTTTCCCCACTTGACCCTGGAAGACCCACCAGCCCTGTCCTCCCTGCTGAGTGGGGCTTGGAGGGAACATCTGAGCCTTCACATCCTGGAGCTCGGGGAGCAGCCTGACAATATGACAGCAGATCCACTGGCTGGGACTCAGCCATAG
- the PIGZ gene encoding GPI mannosyltransferase 4 isoform X3 produces the protein MQICGTRIASVAAEVILGSGPVSWQQFDMKTAARMLWGSLSLLRLVWCLLPQTGYVHPDEFFQSPEVMAEDILGIEAARPWEFQPSSPCRTVVFPLLTSGSAFWLLRLWEEWGPWPGPVSGYVLLVGPRLLLTTLSFALDVAVYHLAPRWGAERWSALVLLSGSYVTLVFYTRTFSNAIEGLLFAWLLVLVSPRVAGSPTPEKPAPGPWWHSWLLGGIVAAGFFNRPTFLAFALVPLFLWGTYGPTSPSFRSLTKEALVLLPGAALTAAVFVAVDSWYFSSPSRPRTLILTPANFLRYNLDPVNLARHGTHMQLTHLAVNGFLLFGVLHAHALQAAWRQLRACLQAFARVGFLRALDAWRLQSRSHLLLIYFTPLALLSAFSHQEARFLIPLLVPLVLLCSPQTQPAPCKGTLALFNALGALFFGCLHQGGLVPGLGHLERVVHAPVLPHVSTRYTLLFTHTYMPPRHLLHLPGLGSPVEVVDMAGSEDWLLCQALNNFTRQPACQVAGGPWLCRLFVVTPGTTRPAVKKCSFPLKNEALIFPHLTLEDPPALSSLLSGAWREHLSLHILELGEQPDNMTADPLAGTQP, from the exons ATGCAGATCTGTGGGACCAGAATAGCATCTGTAGCAGCTGAAGTCATTCTAGGCTCTGGCCCGGTGTCTTGGCAGCAATTTGATATGAAGACGGCAGCCAGGATGCTGTGGGGCAGCCTCAGCCTGCTCCGCCTGGTGTGGTGTCTCCTTCCACAGACAGGCTACGTGCACCCAGATGAGTTCTTCCAGTCTCCTGAGGTCATGGCAG AGGACATCCTGGGCATAGAGGCTGCACGGCCCTGGGAGTTTCAGCCCAGCAGCCCCTGCCGCACAGTTGTCTTCCCACTGCTGACCTCTGGTTCTGCCTTCTGGCTGCTCAGGCTCTGGGAAGAGTGGGGGCCTTGGCCTGGCCCAGTGAGTGGCTATGTGCTGCTGGTGGGGCCCCGGCTCCTCCTCACCACCCTCTCCTTTGCCCTGGACGTGGCCGTGTACCACCTGGCCCCACGCTGGGGGGCGGAGCGCTGGAGCGCCCTGGTCCTGCTATCTGGTTCCTACGTCACCCTGGTCTTTTACACAAGGACCTTCTCCAATGCCATCGAGGGACTGCTTTTTGCGTGGCTGCTGGTGCTGGTATCCCCCCGTGTAGCTGGGAGCCCCACACCTGAGAAGCCTGCTCCAGGCCCGTGGTGGCACAGCTGGCTTCTTGGGGGCATTGTGGCTGCTGGCTTCTTCAACCGGCCCACCTTTCTGGCCTTTGCTCTGGTCCCCCTCTTCCTCTGGGGTACTTACGGACCTACAAGCCCCAGCTTCAGGTCGCTGACCAAGGAAGCCCTGGTGCTGCTCCCAGGGGCGGCCCTCACGGCAGCAGTGTTTGTGGCTGTGGACAGCTGGTATTTCTCCAGTCCATCGAGACCCAGAACCCTGATCCTTACACCTGCCAACTTCCTGCGTTACAACCTGGACCCTGTAAACCTGGCGAGGCATGGCACACACATGCAGCTCACTCACCTGGCAGTCAATGGCTTCCTGCTCTTTGGGGTGCTGCACGCCCATGCCCTGCAGGCTGCGTGGCGACAGCTGCGAGCCTGCCTCCAGGCCTTCGCAAGGGTGGGCTTCCTAAGAGCACTGGATGCCTGGCGCCTGCAGTCCAGGTCTCACCTCCTGCTCATCTACTTCacacccctggccctgctgtcTGCCTTTAGCCACCAGGAGGCTCGGTTCCTGATTCCCCTCCTGGTCCCCCTGGTCCTGCTTTGTAGTCCACAGACCCAGCCTGCACCCTGCAAGGGCACCCTCGCTCTCTTCAATGCCCTAGGGGCCCTCTTCTTTGGCTGCCTGCACCAGGGCGGCCTCGTGCCTGGCCTGGGGCACCTGGAGCGGGTGGTTCATGCCCCTGTGCTCCCGCATGTGTCCACCCGCTACACACTCCTCTTCACCCACACCTACATGCCCCCCCGgcacctcctccacctccccggGCTGGGGTCACCAGTGGAGGTGGTGGACATGGCTGGCAGTGAGGACTGGCTCCTGTGTCAAGCCCTGAACAACTTCACCAGACAACCAGCCTGCCAGGTGGCGGGTGGGCCATGGCTCTGCCGCCTTTTTGTGGTGACCCCTGGCACCACCAGGCCTGCGGTGAAGAAGTGCAGCTTCCCCCTCAAGAATGAGGCGCTCATCTTTCCCCACTTGACCCTGGAAGACCCACCAGCCCTGTCCTCCCTGCTGAGTGGGGCTTGGAGGGAACATCTGAGCCTTCACATCCTGGAGCTCGGGGAGCAGCCTGACAATATGACAGCAGATCCACTGGCTGGGACTCAGCCATAG
- the NCBP2 gene encoding nuclear cap-binding protein subunit 2 has product MSGGLLKALRSDSYVELSQYRDQHFRGDNEEQEKLLKKSCTLYVGNLSFYTTEEQIYELFSKSGDIKKIIMGLDKMKKTACGFCFVEYYSRADAENAMRYINGTRLDDRIIRTDWDAGFKEGRQYGRGRSGGQVRDEYRQDYDAGRGGYGKLAQNQ; this is encoded by the exons ATGTCGGGTGGCCTGCTGAAGGCGCTGCGCAGCGACTCCTACGTCGAACTGAGCCAGTACCGGGACCAGCACTTCCGG GGTGACAATGAAGAACAGGAGAAGTTACTGAAGAAAAGCTGTACATTGTATGTTGGAAATCTTTCCTTTTATACAACTGAAGAACAAATCTATGAACTCTTCAGCAAAAGTGGTGACATAAAGAAAATCATCATGGGCCtggataaaatgaagaaaacagcgTGTGGGTTTTGCTTTGTGGA ATACTATTCAAGAGCAGATGCTGAAAATGCCATGCGGTACATAAATGGAACTCGTCTGGATGACCGCATCATTCGCACAGACTGGGATGCAGGCTTTAAAGAGGGCAGGCAGTATGGCCGTGGACGATCTGGGGGCCAG GTACGAGATGAGTATCGACAGGACTATGATGCTGGGAGAGGTGGCTATGGAAAATTGGCCCAAAACCAGTGA